From one Mobula hypostoma chromosome 28, sMobHyp1.1, whole genome shotgun sequence genomic stretch:
- the LOC134338750 gene encoding G-protein coupled receptor 12-like: MNENISRSSADALPGWFAAGEERATLDLAAQEPSLNPWDIVLCVSGTVISCENAVVVAIIFYTPALRTPMFLLVGSLATADLLAGLGLIVHFVFLYCLQSELVSLVTVGLLVCSFTASICSLLAITVDRYLSLYNALTYYSERTVTRTYLMLLLTWGVSVSLGLLPILGWNCVRDASLCGVVRPLTKNNLIILSVSFFMVFGMMLQLYMQICKIVCRHAHQIALQRHFLATSHYVTTRKGISTLAVILGTFAVCWLPFAIYCLMGDYSYPRLYTYLTFLPAIYNSMINPVIYAYRNQDIQKILWTVCCGCFSSKLPFRSRSPSDV, encoded by the coding sequence ATGAACGAGAATATCTCCAGGAGCTCGGCGGATGCTCTGCCCGGCTGGTTCGCTGCCGGCGAGGAGCGGGCGACGTTAGACCTGGCGGCCCAGGAGCCCTCTCTCAATCCCTGGGATATTGTGCTGTGCGTCTCCGGGACGGTCATCTCCTGCGAAAACGCCGTGGTGGTGGCGATCATCTTCTACACGCCGGCCCTGCGGACCCCCATGTTCCTGCTGGTCGGCAGCCTGGCCACGGCGGACCTCCTGGCCGGCCTGGGACTCATCGTTCACTTTGTATTCCTGTACTGCCTTCAGTCGGAGCTTGTCAGCCTTGTCACCGTGGGTCTGTTAGTCTGCTCCTTCACCGCCTCTATCTGCAGCCTACTCGCCATCACCGTGGACCGCTATCTGTCCCTGTACAACGCACTCACCTATTACTCGGAGCGGACGGTCACACGGACTTACCTCATGCTGCTGCTCACCTGGGGGGTCTCGGTGAGCCTGGGCTTGCTGCCCATCCTGGGCTGGAACTGTGTCAGGGACGCCTCGCTGTGCGGCGTGGTCCGCCCGCTGACCAAGAACAACTTAATCATCCTCTCCGTCTCCTTCTTCATGGTGTTCGGCATGATGCTCCAGCTCTATATGCAGATCTGCAAGATCGTGTGCCGGCACGCCCACCAGATCGCCCTGCAGCGGCACTTCCTCGCCACCTCCCACTACGTGACCACCAGGAAGGGCATCTCCACCTTGGCCGTCATCCTGGGCACCTTCGCCGTCTGCTGGCTCCCTTTTGCCATCTACTGCCTGATGGGGGACTACAGTTACCCGAGGCTGTACACGTACCTCACCTTCCTGCCGGCCATTTATAACTCCATGATCAACCCGGTTATTTATGCCTACCGTAACCAGGACATCCAGAAGATCCTGTGGACCGTTTGCTGCGGGTGTTTCTCGTCCAAGCTCCCCTTTCGCTCCAGGTCGCCCAGTGACGTCTAG